In Rhodopirellula sp. P2, the DNA window AAATGGTGCTGCAGTGCGCCGCCGTTGTTGCCGTGTTGCTAACGTACATTGTCACCCCGCTGCCGCTGTGGCTGAGCTGGACGACCTGGGTTTTACTCTGGGGAGCCATTGGATTGACGGTTTACTCCGGTGTGGACTACACCCTGATCGCCGCACGAGTGATGCAGTCCGAGGCGGGTCTCGAAGTCCCTGCCGATCCCACGGTCACTCCCGCCACCCCCGATTCTTCGCAAGCCATGCCCTCCGAAAACAATCCCGACGCCAACGAAGGCCCCTCGAACAAGAACCCGGCGTCGCCACGCGATGACGCCGACCTTCGCTCCGTTTCCAACGAACTCCCAACCCAATGAGTTTCGGATTGGCACCGGCGTCATGGTGGGCGCGGTCATTCCTGGCGCAAGGCGAAGTTGCCTTGCCAACGGACTCGGCCGAATCACCTGCCTTGGGCGAGATCGCGGCCGACACGGCAGAAGTGGTCGAACTGGGCCCGACCGAGATCGCGCTGTCGATCTTGTCGATCCTGATTCTCTTGGCGTTCGCGACCTCGCTGTCGCGTTGGATCCGGATGCTTTATCGCGGGCATCGACCGTTTGGTGAAAAAGCCTTTGTCCCGGTCCGTGCCAGGCACCTCCCGTTTTGGTCGGTGATCTACTTCGTGGTCTTCATCGGGGCGTTGATCTTCAGCACCTCCTTGCTGCAAGGTGCGTTTCAGTTTGCTGGCTGGATCGAACGACCAGCCGTCACTGACACCGCTGTCCTGTTGGATTCGTCATCGGAACCCTTGGTCGCAACGGATCCGTCGGAACCGACGACGGATCAAGTCAACGAAGTGGCGGCAACGGAATCAGACCCCGTCGAAGAAACCGAAGCGGCCACCACTCCGGGGCTCTCCGTCCCGCAACTGACATTGAGTTCGCTGGGGATGTTGTCGGCGACCTTGATCACGCTGGCGATGTTGTGCTTGAACCACCGCGAAGCAATTTCGCGAATTGGCCTGATTCCACAACGTGGCGACATCAGTCTCGGTTTTCGATCCGCGTTGATGATTCTGCCGCCGACGATGTTGATCATGACCTTGGTCTCAATCATGCAGGATTATTCGCACCCGGTCTTGGACGCTCTCCAACCGGACGAAGCGGACGCCGGCCCGAACTACGGCGTCTTTGCTCTGCTGTTCATCACTACCGCTCTGGTGACCCCCGTGGTCGAGGAGTTCTGGATCCGTGGCTTGCTGCAAGGTGGGCTGCAACGCTTGGCCGATTGGCGACTCGCGATCGTTCGAAAATCCCTGGATCCGGCTGTCGCTTCAATCGAAACGCCCGGAAACGAATTTGCGTATGGCGTCGCGGACACAGAGGAGTCCACTGACGAAACGGCATCCCTGGCCGCCACCGCCGTTTCACTGAAGGTGGATTCAAACGACTGGACGCCCACTGCGATTTGGCCCGTCTTCGCCGCCAGCCTCGTGTTTGCGTTGCTGCATTGGGGCCAGGGC includes these proteins:
- a CDS encoding CPBP family intramembrane glutamic endopeptidase — encoded protein: MSFGLAPASWWARSFLAQGEVALPTDSAESPALGEIAADTAEVVELGPTEIALSILSILILLAFATSLSRWIRMLYRGHRPFGEKAFVPVRARHLPFWSVIYFVVFIGALIFSTSLLQGAFQFAGWIERPAVTDTAVLLDSSSEPLVATDPSEPTTDQVNEVAATESDPVEETEAATTPGLSVPQLTLSSLGMLSATLITLAMLCLNHREAISRIGLIPQRGDISLGFRSALMILPPTMLIMTLVSIMQDYSHPVLDALQPDEADAGPNYGVFALLFITTALVTPVVEEFWIRGLLQGGLQRLADWRLAIVRKSLDPAVASIETPGNEFAYGVADTEESTDETASLAATAVSLKVDSNDWTPTAIWPVFAASLVFALLHWGQGLAPIPLFFLSLGLGYLYRQTGSLIPPIIVHFVLNGLTMVMTLIEMSRA